A window from Nycticebus coucang isolate mNycCou1 chromosome X, mNycCou1.pri, whole genome shotgun sequence encodes these proteins:
- the LOC128578552 gene encoding glycine receptor subunit alpha-4 isoform X1: MTTLVPATLSFLYLWTLTGQVLLRGALAKEEIKSGAKGSQPMSPSDFLDKLMGRTSGYDARIRPNFKGPPVNVTCNIFINSFGSVTETTMDYRVNVFLRQQWNDPRLAYREYPDDSLDLDPSMLDSIWKPDLFFANEKGANFHEVTTDNKLLRIFKNGNVLYSIRLTLILSCPMDLKNFPMDIQTCTMQLESFGYTMNDLVFEWLEDAPAVQVAEGLTLPQFILRDEKDLGYCTKHYNTGKFTCIEVKFHLERQMGYYLIQMYIPSLLIVILSWVSFWINMDAAPARVGLGITTVLTMTTQSSGSRASLPKVSYVKAIDIWMAVCLLFVFAALLEYAAVNFVSRQHQEFIRLRRRQRRQHMEEDIIRESRFYFRGYGLGHCLQARDGAPMEGSGMYSSQPPAPLLREGETMRKLYVDRAKRIDTISRAVFPFTFLIFNIFYWVVYKVLQSEDIHQAL; this comes from the exons ATGACAACTCTTGTTCCTGCAACTCTCTCCTTCCTTTACCTCTGGACCCTGACAGGGCAGGTCCTCCTCAG GGGAGCCTtagcaaaagaagaaatcaaatctgGGGCCAAGGGGTCCCAGCCCATGTCCCCCTCTGATTTCCTAGACAAGCTTATGGGGCGAACATCTGGATATGATGCCAGGATTCGGCCCAATTTTAAAG GCccacctgtgaatgtgacctgcAACATCTTCATCAACAGTTTTGGCTCCGTCACCGAAACCACCATG GATTACCGGGTGAATGTCTTCTTGCGGCAGCAGTGGAATGACCCACGCCTGGCATACCGAGAATATCCTGATGACTCTCTGGACCTCGATCCCTCCATGCTGGACTCCATCTGGAAACCAGACCTGTTCTTTGCCAATGAGAAAGGGGCCAACTTCCATGAAGTGACCACAGACAACAAGTTACTGCGCATCTTCAAGAATGGGAATGTGCTCTACAGCATCAG GTTGACCCTCATTTTGTCCTGCCCAATGGATCTCAAAAACTTCCCCATGGACATTCAGACCTGCACAATGCAGTTGGAGAGCT TTGGCTACACCATGAATGACCTCGTGTTTGAGTGGCTGGAAGATGCTCCTGCTGTCCAAGTGGCTGAGGGGCTGACTCTGCCCCAGTTTATCCTGCGGGATGAGAAGGATCTAGGCTATTGTACCAAGCACTACAACACAG GGAAATTCACCTGCATCGAGGTAAAGTTTCACCTCGAACGGCAGATGGGCTACTATTTGATTCAGATGTACATTCCCAGCCTACTCATTGTCATCCTGTCCTGGGTCTCCTTCTGGATCAACATGGATGCTGCTCCTGCCCGTGTGGGCCTGGGCATCACCACTGTGCTTACCATGACCACCCAGAGCTCTGGCTCCCGGGCCTCTTTGCCTAAG GTGTCCTACGTGAAGGCAATCGACATCTGGATGGCGGTGTGCCTGCTGTTTGTGTTCGCTGCCCTACTGGAGTATGCTGCTGTCAATTTTGTCTCCCGTCAGCATCAAGAATTCATACGACTTCGAAGAAGGCAGAGGCGCCAACACATG gAGGAAGATATCATCCGAGAAAGTCGCTTCTATTTTCGGGGCTATGGCTTGGGCCACTGCCTGCAGGCAAGAGATGGGGCTCCAATGGAAGGTTCTGGCATGTATAGCTCCCAACCTCCAGCTCCTCTTCTAAGGGAAGGAGAAACCATGAGGAAACTCTATGTGGACCGAGCCAAGAGAATTGACACCATCTCCCGGGCCGTCTTCCCTTTTACTTTCCTCATCTTCAATATCTTTTACTGGGTTGTTTATAAAGTGCTGCAGTCAGAAGATATCCACCAGGCATTGTGA
- the LOC128578552 gene encoding glycine receptor subunit alpha-4 isoform X2 — protein sequence MSPSDFLDKLMGRTSGYDARIRPNFKGPPVNVTCNIFINSFGSVTETTMDYRVNVFLRQQWNDPRLAYREYPDDSLDLDPSMLDSIWKPDLFFANEKGANFHEVTTDNKLLRIFKNGNVLYSIRLTLILSCPMDLKNFPMDIQTCTMQLESFGYTMNDLVFEWLEDAPAVQVAEGLTLPQFILRDEKDLGYCTKHYNTGKFTCIEVKFHLERQMGYYLIQMYIPSLLIVILSWVSFWINMDAAPARVGLGITTVLTMTTQSSGSRASLPKVSYVKAIDIWMAVCLLFVFAALLEYAAVNFVSRQHQEFIRLRRRQRRQHMEDIIRESRFYFRGYGLGHCLQARDGAPMEGSGMYSSQPPAPLLREGETMRKLYVDRAKRIDTISRAVFPFTFLIFNIFYWVVYKVLQSEDIHQAL from the exons ATGTCCCCCTCTGATTTCCTAGACAAGCTTATGGGGCGAACATCTGGATATGATGCCAGGATTCGGCCCAATTTTAAAG GCccacctgtgaatgtgacctgcAACATCTTCATCAACAGTTTTGGCTCCGTCACCGAAACCACCATG GATTACCGGGTGAATGTCTTCTTGCGGCAGCAGTGGAATGACCCACGCCTGGCATACCGAGAATATCCTGATGACTCTCTGGACCTCGATCCCTCCATGCTGGACTCCATCTGGAAACCAGACCTGTTCTTTGCCAATGAGAAAGGGGCCAACTTCCATGAAGTGACCACAGACAACAAGTTACTGCGCATCTTCAAGAATGGGAATGTGCTCTACAGCATCAG GTTGACCCTCATTTTGTCCTGCCCAATGGATCTCAAAAACTTCCCCATGGACATTCAGACCTGCACAATGCAGTTGGAGAGCT TTGGCTACACCATGAATGACCTCGTGTTTGAGTGGCTGGAAGATGCTCCTGCTGTCCAAGTGGCTGAGGGGCTGACTCTGCCCCAGTTTATCCTGCGGGATGAGAAGGATCTAGGCTATTGTACCAAGCACTACAACACAG GGAAATTCACCTGCATCGAGGTAAAGTTTCACCTCGAACGGCAGATGGGCTACTATTTGATTCAGATGTACATTCCCAGCCTACTCATTGTCATCCTGTCCTGGGTCTCCTTCTGGATCAACATGGATGCTGCTCCTGCCCGTGTGGGCCTGGGCATCACCACTGTGCTTACCATGACCACCCAGAGCTCTGGCTCCCGGGCCTCTTTGCCTAAG GTGTCCTACGTGAAGGCAATCGACATCTGGATGGCGGTGTGCCTGCTGTTTGTGTTCGCTGCCCTACTGGAGTATGCTGCTGTCAATTTTGTCTCCCGTCAGCATCAAGAATTCATACGACTTCGAAGAAGGCAGAGGCGCCAACACATG GAAGATATCATCCGAGAAAGTCGCTTCTATTTTCGGGGCTATGGCTTGGGCCACTGCCTGCAGGCAAGAGATGGGGCTCCAATGGAAGGTTCTGGCATGTATAGCTCCCAACCTCCAGCTCCTCTTCTAAGGGAAGGAGAAACCATGAGGAAACTCTATGTGGACCGAGCCAAGAGAATTGACACCATCTCCCGGGCCGTCTTCCCTTTTACTTTCCTCATCTTCAATATCTTTTACTGGGTTGTTTATAAAGTGCTGCAGTCAGAAGATATCCACCAGGCATTGTGA